Proteins encoded together in one Lathyrus oleraceus cultivar Zhongwan6 chromosome 5, CAAS_Psat_ZW6_1.0, whole genome shotgun sequence window:
- the LOC127083845 gene encoding AT-hook motif nuclear-localized protein 15 yields MANRWWTGNVATMPTSPTSLQQLKREQELMESNNNANSTPTNSSNSNNNEDEDNNNPEDQNPSEPGSSSGRRPRGRPPGSKNKPKPPIVITKESPNALRSHVLEISSGSDVAESIATFANRRHRGVSVLSGSGIVTNVTLRQPAAPAGVITLHGRFEILSLSGAFLPSPSPPGATGLTVYLAGGQGQVVGGAVAGSLVASGPVMVIAATFANATYERLPLEDEQGGDQEEMQVEQQSGVDSATVVAAGVASSQGLDFAEQQHHHHQQQQQVSMPMYNLPPNLIHNGNQMPHDMFWGPPPPRPPPPF; encoded by the coding sequence ATGGCTAATCGATGGTGGACTGGGAATGTGGCAACGATGCCAACATCACCGACTTCGCTTCAACAGCTGAAGAGAGAGCAAGAGTTAATGGAAAGTAACAACAACGCGAACTCGACTCCAACGAATAGCAGTAACAGCAACAATAATGAAGATGAAGATAACAACAACCCTGAAGATCAGAATCCTTCGGAGCCCGGTAGTAGTAGTGGTCGGAGGCCACGAGGTAGACCGCCGGGTTCGAAGAACAAACCCAAACCGCCTATTGTTATAACGAAAGAATCTCCGAACGCGCTGCGAAGCCACGTGTTAGAAATTAGCAGCGGTAGTGATGTGGCGGAGAGCATAGCTACCTTTGCTAACCGCCGTCACCGTGGTGTGTCGGTTTTGAGTGGGAGCGGCATTGTGACTAATGTGACGCTTAGGCAACCGGCTGCTCCCGCTGGTGTTATTACTCTTCATGGAAGGTTTGAGATTCTGTCGCTTTCGGGTGCTTTTCTGCCTTCGCCATCTCCGCCTGGAGCGACCGGGCTTACTGTTTATTTAGCCGGTGGTCAGGGGCAGGTTGTGGGTGGCGCTGTGGCGGGTTCTTTGGTTGCTTCTGGACCTGTGATGGTTATTGCAGCTACTTTTGCTAATGCTACTTATGAGAGGTTGCCATTGGAAGATGAACAAGGTGGTGATCAAGAGGAAATGCAAGTTGAACAACAATCTGGTGTGGATTCAGCAACTGTTGTAGCAGCAGGAGTTGCTTCTTCTCAAGGTTTGGATTTCGCCGAACAACAGCAccatcatcatcaacaacaacaacaggtTTCAATGCCTATGTATAACTTGCCACCAAATCTTATACATAACGGTAATCAAATGCCTCATGATATGTTTTGGGGTCCTCCACCTCCTCGTCCTCCTCCTCCTTTCTGA